In Candidatus Hydrogenedentota bacterium, a genomic segment contains:
- a CDS encoding tetratricopeptide repeat protein: MARPRKKGVSQSSLLIPEEPKTEWQKLLVHLRANIKYYGAALVFILICAAVAALIQINSVVKDQHVMTAYAAAMQEEELPLRLEKLDDIDLNHAGRWAAEILYMKGETALETNNWDLAGTALEEVYTEYKGNEFAAQAADGLAFLALEQNRLDDALTYYQDMVSQWPDDFTARRAYFKMGELLEKMDRTEEAVTMYRKQTAVFPESSVAQKSEAALERLRTSHPDFFADEEIPDTADAGEVSLVSDSPQTAVLSVETELPEMQ, translated from the coding sequence ATGGCAAGACCCAGAAAAAAAGGCGTTTCCCAAAGCAGTTTGCTGATTCCTGAAGAACCAAAAACTGAATGGCAAAAGTTATTAGTACATCTGCGCGCAAACATTAAATATTATGGTGCGGCACTTGTATTTATTTTAATTTGTGCCGCAGTGGCAGCCTTGATCCAGATCAATAGTGTCGTGAAGGATCAACACGTTATGACTGCTTACGCCGCTGCGATGCAAGAGGAAGAATTGCCCCTACGCCTTGAAAAGCTTGATGATATTGATCTTAATCATGCAGGTCGTTGGGCAGCTGAGATCCTTTATATGAAAGGCGAGACCGCCTTGGAAACAAATAATTGGGATCTTGCCGGTACGGCACTCGAAGAGGTGTACACGGAATACAAGGGGAATGAGTTTGCAGCCCAAGCCGCCGACGGACTTGCTTTCCTTGCGCTCGAACAAAATCGTTTGGACGATGCCCTCACCTATTATCAAGACATGGTCAGCCAATGGCCGGATGATTTCACAGCACGCCGCGCTTATTTCAAGATGGGCGAGCTCCTCGAGAAGATGGACAGAACAGAAGAAGCCGTGACGATGTACCGTAAACAAACGGCTGTTTTCCCCGAGTCAAGCGTCGCCCAAAAATCGGAGGCGGCTTTGGAACGGCTCAGAACCAGTCATCCCGATTTCTTCGCTGATGAAGAGATCCCAGACACCGCCGACGCCGGCGAGGTGAGCCTCGTATCAGACAGTCCGCAAACGGCCGTGCTGAGCGTTGAGACCGAGCTGCCTGAAATGCAATAA